A stretch of Corallococcus macrosporus DNA encodes these proteins:
- a CDS encoding DNA topoisomerase 3, with product MRWDEMGEAPGWDRTVSRDGSVDGGTARGGRGSVLAVVAEKPAVARDIARVLGANERGEGFLRGNGYVVTWAIGHLVGLAQPHEIRPEWKKWHRSHLPMLPADWPLVVSDSTKSQFEVVRRVMNAPEVSAVVCATDAGREGELIFRYIYDAAGCRKPVRRLWVSSLTERAIRDGFQQLKDGKAYAPLADAAMGRSRADWLVGMNLSRLYTLASGTYGSMLSVGRVQTPTLAMVVERELAIRDFVPRDYLEVVATFVPRGKGAPAGAKYQGTWFRSGPDGKPVIPPGYDSVREARRLDADGVEAGRVIDRVRGGSAAVESLDAETKRMPPPLLYDLTELQRHANRLFGFSAQRTLEVAQALYEKHKLLSYPRTASRHLSQTVADTLPEVVRAIQAPYHEDLAPGTGERPLGKRYVDDAKVTDHHAIIPTPMPASGVRLSPDEQRLYDLVCRRLLQAWHEDHVWKVTTVITAVTSKGDAGPVVDRFHSAGTQVEKVGWKVLDVGGGQKAPRLKPEGKKGADKDKEDEPDDEPQDLPPGLARGQAQTVADVEAVKKRTRPPPRFTEATLLTAMESAGRTLDEKELVDAMRDTGLGTPATRAATIELLLEREYLTREGKRLVATEKGIHLIQVVHPDVKSPVMTGQWEAWLQRIERGQGALDAFMSGIEAYVREVVGQAPTSLPPTPATARSGGPAPASGRFESSRPHPAQAPAEELFRTREAATATVRSAARANTARNEVGAAASMPHAGAGSAFGHGAAGDARRAMGASGAGAPVSDARHTGAFGAGAPVSDARHGAHGGSDAHTGPMRPATGAPAHGPHGDTGGWNTARNAPNIPPAEVRSAFVQASSEGFGRAKRQPQAVNMGSGRPERVHRAPTPPDKLRGLLKEAFGFNDFRPYQEEVCRAATSGEDLLLVMPTGAGKSLCYQLPGLARAGTTVVVSPLIALMEDQVLRLQSLGFAADRIHSGRDRATSRQVCAEYLEGRLDFLFIAPERLGVPGFVELLARRTPSLIAIDEAHCISQWGHDFRPDYRLLGSRLPLLRPAPVVALTATATPDVQKDIVQQLGLRGSRGGAAHTFIHGFRRTNIAIEVRELNPGARGDAILSLLKNPEHRPAIVYASTRKHAEQYADLLAHDFHTAPYHAGLQPQERDRIQAAFLKGHLEVIVATTAFGMGIDKPDVRTVIHAALPASLEGYYQELGRAGRDGKDSRAVLLHAFVDRRTHEFFHRRDYPDPSVLERIYQATSNELEPKASIQARVRGDPEAFDKALEQLWIHGGVEMTPDEDVRRGRAGWAVAYIAQRERKQLHLEQMGRYAEAHDCRMRHLVAHFGDVQDSGAACGLCDVCAPESCEVVRFEEPSAMEAHALGRILEALHARDGQATGRLHRELFGEQLHRRDFERLVGGLVRSGLVRLDSDSFDKDGQVILFQRLSLTDTGRRARVIAPGQVVLPQAREVPSKKRKGRTAAGGTKRTTRKRAASKEAAPRARGKSRRGTDSWTPREPTPDADFSQEAFPTDAPPPARGGWRARAASESPPSLGGSGARASWNASRAAPPEPGYALPPASPALVESLKAWRLTEARKRKVPAFRILTDRVLDAIASARPSSGAELMSIHGVGPALTERYGPQILSLVSRR from the coding sequence ATGAGGTGGGATGAGATGGGCGAAGCGCCCGGATGGGACAGGACGGTGTCGCGGGACGGGAGCGTGGATGGTGGGACGGCTCGCGGTGGACGGGGATCCGTCCTCGCGGTGGTGGCGGAGAAGCCCGCCGTGGCGCGCGACATCGCCCGCGTCCTGGGCGCCAACGAGCGCGGCGAGGGCTTCCTTCGCGGCAACGGCTACGTCGTGACGTGGGCCATCGGCCACCTGGTGGGCCTGGCGCAGCCGCATGAGATTCGCCCGGAATGGAAGAAGTGGCACCGCTCGCACCTGCCCATGCTGCCGGCGGACTGGCCGCTGGTGGTGTCGGACTCGACGAAGAGCCAGTTCGAGGTCGTCCGCCGGGTGATGAACGCGCCGGAGGTGTCCGCCGTGGTGTGCGCCACGGACGCGGGGCGCGAGGGCGAGCTCATCTTCCGGTACATCTACGACGCCGCCGGATGCCGCAAGCCGGTGCGGCGGCTGTGGGTGTCGTCGCTCACCGAGCGCGCCATCCGCGACGGCTTCCAGCAGCTCAAGGACGGCAAGGCCTACGCACCGCTGGCGGACGCCGCCATGGGGCGCAGCCGCGCGGACTGGCTCGTGGGCATGAACCTGTCCCGCCTCTACACGCTGGCGAGCGGGACCTACGGCAGCATGCTGTCCGTGGGACGCGTGCAGACGCCCACGCTGGCCATGGTGGTGGAGCGCGAGCTGGCCATCCGCGACTTCGTGCCCCGGGACTACCTGGAGGTCGTCGCCACCTTCGTGCCTCGCGGCAAGGGCGCGCCGGCGGGGGCGAAATACCAGGGTACCTGGTTCCGCTCGGGGCCGGACGGCAAGCCGGTGATTCCGCCGGGCTACGACTCCGTGCGCGAGGCGCGCCGGCTGGACGCGGACGGCGTGGAGGCGGGCCGGGTCATCGACCGGGTGCGCGGCGGCAGCGCGGCGGTGGAGTCGCTGGACGCGGAGACGAAGCGGATGCCGCCGCCGCTGCTCTACGACCTGACGGAGCTGCAGCGCCACGCGAACCGGCTGTTCGGCTTCAGCGCGCAGCGCACGTTGGAGGTGGCGCAGGCGCTCTATGAGAAGCACAAGCTCCTGAGCTACCCGCGCACGGCCAGCCGGCACCTGTCGCAGACGGTGGCGGACACGCTGCCGGAGGTGGTGCGCGCCATCCAGGCGCCCTACCACGAGGACCTGGCGCCGGGCACGGGCGAGCGTCCGCTGGGCAAGCGCTACGTGGACGACGCGAAGGTGACGGACCACCACGCCATCATCCCCACGCCGATGCCCGCGTCGGGCGTGCGGCTGTCGCCGGACGAGCAGCGCCTCTATGACCTGGTGTGCCGCCGGCTGCTCCAGGCGTGGCACGAGGACCACGTCTGGAAGGTGACCACGGTCATCACCGCGGTGACGTCGAAGGGGGACGCGGGGCCGGTGGTGGACCGCTTCCACAGCGCGGGCACGCAGGTGGAGAAGGTGGGCTGGAAGGTCCTGGACGTGGGGGGCGGGCAGAAGGCGCCGCGCCTCAAGCCGGAGGGCAAGAAGGGCGCGGACAAGGACAAGGAAGACGAGCCGGACGACGAGCCGCAGGACCTGCCGCCGGGGCTCGCGCGCGGGCAGGCGCAGACGGTGGCGGACGTGGAGGCGGTGAAGAAGCGCACGCGTCCCCCGCCGCGCTTCACGGAGGCGACGCTGCTGACGGCGATGGAGTCCGCCGGGCGCACGCTGGATGAGAAGGAGCTGGTGGACGCGATGCGCGACACGGGGCTGGGCACGCCCGCGACGCGCGCCGCGACCATCGAGCTGCTGCTCGAGCGCGAGTACCTGACCCGCGAGGGCAAGCGGCTGGTGGCCACGGAGAAGGGCATCCACCTCATCCAGGTGGTGCACCCGGACGTGAAGTCGCCCGTGATGACGGGGCAGTGGGAGGCGTGGCTCCAGCGCATCGAGCGTGGGCAGGGCGCGCTGGACGCGTTCATGAGCGGCATCGAGGCCTATGTGCGGGAGGTCGTGGGCCAGGCGCCCACATCGCTGCCGCCCACGCCGGCCACGGCCCGGAGTGGTGGCCCCGCGCCCGCGAGTGGACGCTTTGAATCGAGCCGGCCGCATCCCGCGCAGGCGCCCGCGGAGGAACTCTTCCGGACCCGTGAGGCCGCGACCGCCACCGTGCGGAGCGCGGCCCGAGCCAACACCGCGCGCAACGAGGTCGGTGCCGCCGCGAGCATGCCGCACGCGGGAGCGGGCTCCGCATTCGGCCACGGCGCGGCAGGCGATGCACGCCGCGCCATGGGCGCATCCGGAGCAGGCGCTCCTGTCAGCGATGCGCGTCACACGGGTGCATTCGGAGCAGGAGCCCCCGTCAGCGACGCTCGTCACGGTGCCCACGGTGGATCCGACGCGCACACAGGACCCATGCGTCCCGCGACGGGCGCTCCGGCTCACGGCCCCCACGGAGACACGGGTGGATGGAACACGGCCCGGAACGCGCCCAACATTCCTCCCGCGGAGGTGCGCTCCGCGTTCGTGCAGGCCTCCTCCGAAGGCTTCGGCCGGGCGAAGCGCCAGCCCCAGGCCGTGAACATGGGCAGCGGCCGGCCGGAGCGCGTCCACCGCGCGCCCACGCCTCCGGACAAGCTGCGTGGCCTCCTCAAGGAGGCCTTCGGCTTCAACGACTTCCGCCCGTACCAGGAAGAGGTCTGCCGCGCGGCCACGTCCGGTGAGGACCTGCTCCTCGTCATGCCCACGGGCGCGGGCAAGTCCCTCTGCTACCAGCTCCCGGGCCTCGCTCGCGCGGGCACCACCGTCGTCGTCAGCCCGCTCATCGCGCTGATGGAGGACCAGGTGCTGCGGCTCCAGTCCCTGGGCTTCGCCGCGGACCGCATCCACTCCGGCCGCGACCGCGCCACCTCCCGGCAGGTCTGCGCCGAATACCTGGAAGGCCGCCTGGACTTCCTCTTCATCGCTCCGGAGCGCCTGGGCGTCCCCGGCTTCGTGGAGCTGCTCGCCCGCCGCACGCCGTCGCTCATCGCCATCGACGAGGCACACTGCATCTCGCAGTGGGGCCATGACTTCCGTCCGGACTACCGGCTGCTGGGCTCGCGCCTGCCGCTGTTGCGCCCCGCGCCCGTGGTGGCCCTCACCGCCACCGCCACGCCGGACGTGCAGAAGGACATCGTCCAGCAACTCGGCCTGCGCGGCTCCCGGGGCGGCGCCGCGCACACCTTCATCCACGGCTTCCGCCGCACCAACATCGCCATCGAGGTGCGCGAGCTGAACCCGGGCGCGCGCGGCGACGCCATCCTGTCGCTGCTGAAGAACCCCGAGCACCGGCCCGCCATCGTCTACGCGTCCACGCGCAAGCACGCCGAGCAGTACGCGGACCTGCTCGCGCACGACTTCCACACCGCGCCGTACCACGCGGGCCTCCAGCCCCAGGAGCGCGACCGCATCCAGGCCGCGTTCCTCAAGGGCCACCTGGAGGTCATCGTCGCGACGACCGCGTTCGGCATGGGCATCGACAAGCCGGACGTGCGCACCGTCATCCACGCGGCGCTGCCCGCGAGCCTGGAGGGCTACTACCAGGAGCTGGGCCGCGCGGGCCGCGACGGTAAGGATTCGCGCGCGGTGCTGCTCCACGCCTTCGTGGACCGGCGCACCCACGAGTTCTTCCACCGCCGCGACTACCCGGACCCCTCCGTCCTGGAGCGCATCTACCAGGCCACCTCCAACGAACTGGAGCCCAAGGCCTCCATCCAGGCCCGCGTGCGCGGCGACCCCGAGGCCTTCGACAAGGCCCTGGAGCAGCTGTGGATCCACGGCGGCGTGGAGATGACGCCCGACGAGGACGTGCGCCGCGGCCGCGCGGGCTGGGCCGTGGCGTACATCGCGCAGCGCGAGCGCAAGCAGCTGCACCTGGAGCAGATGGGCCGGTACGCGGAAGCGCACGACTGCCGCATGCGGCACCTGGTGGCGCACTTCGGCGACGTGCAGGACTCCGGCGCCGCCTGCGGCCTGTGCGACGTCTGCGCCCCCGAGTCCTGCGAGGTGGTCCGCTTCGAGGAGCCCTCCGCCATGGAGGCCCACGCGCTGGGCCGCATCCTGGAGGCCCTGCACGCGCGCGACGGCCAGGCCACCGGACGGCTCCACCGGGAGCTCTTCGGAGAACAGCTCCACCGCCGCGACTTCGAGCGGCTCGTGGGCGGACTGGTGCGCTCGGGGCTGGTGCGCCTGGACTCGGACTCGTTCGACAAGGACGGCCAGGTCATCCTCTTCCAGCGGCTGTCCCTGACGGACACCGGCCGCCGCGCGCGCGTCATCGCCCCCGGGCAGGTGGTGCTCCCCCAGGCGCGCGAGGTGCCCTCCAAGAAGCGCAAGGGCCGCACGGCCGCCGGCGGCACGAAGCGCACGACCCGCAAGCGCGCGGCCAGCAAGGAGGCCGCGCCCCGGGCGCGTGGCAAGAGCCGCCGTGGCACCGACTCCTGGACGCCGCGCGAACCCACCCCCGACGCGGACTTCAGCCAGGAAGCGTTCCCCACGGACGCACCCCCTCCGGCCCGTGGCGGCTGGCGGGCCCGCGCCGCGTCCGAGTCACCGCCGAGCTTGGGGGGCTCCGGCGCCCGGGCGTCGTGGAACGCGTCCCGCGCCGCGCCGCCGGAGCCGGGCTACGCGCTGCCCCCGGCGTCCCCCGCCCTGGTGGAGTCCCTCAAGGCCTGGCGCCTCACGGAAGCCCGCAAGCGCAAGGTGCCCGCCTTCCGCATCCTCACCGACCGCGTGCTGGACGCCATCGCCAGCGCGCGGCCCTCCAGCGGCGCGGAGCTCATGTCCATCCACGGCGTGGGCCCCGCGCTCACGGAGCGCTACGGTCCGCAGATCCTCTCGCTCGTGTCCCGCCGCTAA